One genomic window of Haliotis asinina isolate JCU_RB_2024 chromosome 4, JCU_Hal_asi_v2, whole genome shotgun sequence includes the following:
- the LOC137281689 gene encoding uncharacterized protein — MAQPPPYGDKGNFSNPGYGQPAYPPPQGGYPPQPAGYAPQPAGYAQPMGQQSASTNVVVVGNQPQQTVIVERQGVNHVLHCIISLFFWPWVIVWIILCITDN, encoded by the exons atggcACAACCTCCCCCCTACGGTGACAAAGGCAATTTCTCTAACCCCGGTTACGGCCAGCCGGCGTATCCCCCACCCCAGGGCGGCTACCCACCACAGCCTGCCGGGTACGCGCCACAACCAGCCGGGTATGCTCAG CCTATGGGTCAGCAGAGTGCTTCTACCAACGTGGTCGTTGTTGGCAATCAGCCCCAACAGACGGTTATTGTAGAACG CCAAGGGGTGAACCACGTGCTTCACTGCATAATATCGCTGTTCTTCTGGCCCTGGGTCATTGTGT